TAAAAGCACAAGAGTCAAAACTCTCCAAAATTACTCTTGTGCCACTAAGAAGTCCTATATTTATAGACTCAGTTTGAGCTCAGGCTCCATATCCAAACACCTAAGCCTTCTCAATCTCGGCAACTGGAGCAGGTGCGGCACCGCCTGTTGTTGGTCTGTACATCACAGAAAGTTAAAAATTTTTTGGTAAAACATGAAGAAGCAAGAGACAGAACTGGACCAAACCGAAACCAAATATTCAAACCGGGTCAAATTTTCAGTTCGGTTAGAACCAAATTTAAGAACTTACAGTCCAACAAACACTTTGAAAGCATCATAGATTCCCCATTGAGCTCCAGTGAGGGTTCCAATCATGACAATACGTAGTGGAAGCCCACGAGTAAAAAGACCCCAAAGTCCAAGCTTCTTCACTGCCTGAAATGGAAAACCATTTCATAAAATATAAATTAAGAAATCTTTAGATGATAAACGAAACTTATCATGCCACTTGAATAGAGTATAAGAGAATGTTGAAGCAGAGCACTCAAATCTCCAACACTAGCCCCTTTGgcattgttaagaaaggaaacAAGATTGTCCGCGGGATGAGAAACAACCGCGCATAAGACACCAGCTACATATCCACCAGACACCAGCAAAACTGACTCCAAGTTGCAGTGATTTGCTGCACTCGTTCTTTGGTGTAGGGATGGCATACTTGTTCAGGATTTGCCATTTTGGGTGTTAATACTTAATAGATACACTTGTGACTTAACACATAGAACAGCAAAAGCAAAAACTCATACAATAATTTAGCACAGCAATGCATCAGGGCTTACAGAATTGTTTACAACATGCAAACACTGATAACTCATTTTTTATATGAGATATGCCAATTACCAAATCTTGCATCCAGCTGCTAATTTAGATGTATCAATTTTATTTATAGCTTGTATGTCAACCACAAGTCACAACTAGCTCATAGTAAAATTGTATAAGGGCCCTCCATACTGTTCAGAGCTAATAGGATAGGTATTTAGGGGTTAGTTAACGTACAATTGGCCTTAACGTACAATGCGTACGTGATGAACATATAACTTGAGGTTATAACGCGCGGATTATAACGTACAAACTCGGAAGACTCACAAATCCGGAAGATTCACCATGCGGACTCACAAAAACAGACGATTCCAACATGCGGACTTCACAAACTCGGAAGCTTCCAACATGCGGTTCACAAACTCGGAAGCTTCCAACATGCGGTTTCACAAACTTGGACACTCCCAACATGTGGTTCACAAACTCGGACAAATTCCAGCATGCGGATTTATGATTTTGAGGTTTTATAATGTGCGAAATACTCATCGCGTACGCTCGTACGTTAAGGCCAATTGTACAATACACTTTCTCTAGGTATTTATTACTCTTTTTACAAATTAAAATGTGTTTGCGTTAAGTTATTACGCCCTTCATGCACCGGCAAAAAACACACAACTAAGATTCTACATGTAATGCAATTTTTAGCTTGCAGAATGCCATATTTACCCCTAATGCAGATAAAGATACCAACTGACTTGAAAAACTTGTAAGATTAATGACAAGGGGCATTAAAGGTGAACTGAGGAAATTAGTAAATTGTAATTGTCTATTTTTTTAGTTGGCTAATTACTTCGGCGAAAAAGTAATATTGAATGCCGACAATAATTTTGGAACATAAATAGTATTTTAAGGAAAAACAAAAGGAATAAAAACTAGAAAGTGACATCAGAAGAAAAATGTTGCATCTCAGATGCCTCAACTTACATGGTATCTGCCGTCCCCAAAGCGGTACCAATCCCTTGTACAAGCTACGTAGTATAAGAAAAAGCTATGTGAAGAAACAACGAAAAGGAAATAAATAACATAATAGCTATAAGTGTATCCaaagaaaaataaataagtaTTATGCATACCCGAGTGCACCTTCCGATCTGACAAACTTTGGAAGTCCATCTCCCAAACCCTAGCAAATCCAGGTTGTGTTTGGACACGTACCTTCACTGCCTCCATAGGAGAAAGAGCTACATCAGCAATTACCTCTGCCGATCTTACCCAGCAAGGTAGATCAAAGTCTTGTATTTGGCTGCATACTACGGGCCAGCAATGTCAGAGTAATATTTCTTAAAGAATTCGTAGAAGCCAAATTTGCAGGCACCCTGAGCACTGTAACCAAGAAGGGTTGGGACCCATCCTCTGAAGAAGCCCCTCATACCCTGCTCTTTCAGCAATTACCTTTGCCGAAGCTGACCCGGCAAGGTAGATCAAAGTCTTGTATTTGGCTGCATACTCTGGGCCAGCAATGTTAGAGTAATATTTCTTAAAGAATTCGTAGAAGCCAAATTTGCAGGCACCCTGAGCACTGTAACCAAGAAGTGTTGGGACCCATCCTCTGAAGAAGCCCCTCATACCCTGCTCTTTCAGCAATACTCCAAAACCAGATGAGATGCTCTTATATTTCACAGAGTCAATCTGAGTAATTAACAAAGGTACGGGATTATTAACATGGTCTCATAAGAATTGCAAAGATGTGATGTTATGAATACATAAAAGAAGACCATGGATAGAATGAACATGGATGTGATAAAATTAGTAGAGTTCCACAAAGACGTAGATCTTATTTTACTTAATATGCTTTCAGGTTGGATTGTTTAAACTTTAAAGAAAGTAAAATTAGCATGAGAAAGTAATAAACAAGCACAGAAAATGATATTGACAAGTACTAATAAAATTTGGATGAACATGTTTCCTTGAAGCATTATGTAAATGTAAAGTTACCCATAATCCATGTGGCAACCAAAATTCCTCATACAAGGAGTCATTGTGTCTTTCACGTTATACTTTTTACAGCGTGGCGATTTTTGACAAATTTGACATCTTTTAAAATACGTCGTAGATATAATTTTCCAAACAAGTAATATGCTACTGGATTCACTAGCACAAACATGAACTCAATCAGAACCCTTTATGGGCATAGGGATGTGATATCTCCTCATATGTAATGGGAACTCAAATGTCTACAATGCATATACATGAATAGACCAATGTTTCTAGTGTTAGACAATTGGGTCAAAGAACAGaaccgaaaaaaaaaacagtaaatTGAAACAGTCAACGCATATTAGTTTTATTGAGAGAGAACATGAAGGGAAAACTGATACGTAATGCAACTTTATCCTACCAGCTATATATAAGAACAGAAAACAACTTCTAATCATAAAAGAAAAATCATAACCGATATGCTTAAATATATTTATGTTTAGCCCTTGACCTCGGATACTCTAATTAACTTTGACTGCATAATTATTGGAATTAACTTATCACTTTTTACCTGACCCAAATAACCTGTGACCCATTTGGTTAAATGTGAACAAACTTGATTAAGTCCAACGTCTGGATCAATGGGGAATGGAGATATGCTCACGACACTCAAGTCCAGCTCAATCAACTTTTTAAGcttaaataaataattatgttGGGTGGttcacaacacaacacaacacttCATATCGTTCACTTTATGTTATATTGTCATTAAATATAAAGTACAAATATACATTTAATAAAAAGAAATATTCAACAACGTATCACATCCTTCATCTATTTTCACAATAGACAATAAAACCCTAAGTGAAAGGCAATGGTGGATCGAAACTGCAAAATTATCAGTATTAAGTACCAATTATGCATGCCTAAAGCACACTTATACACCTACTTCATGTAGGATTACAAATAAATTTGATAAGCAACCGATGACCGTTCTCTCCTAAAACTATAAACATTTTGAAAAATCACATTCAGTGTAAACCAGTGCACCATCATAAATGTATATTGTATAAAACTTAATATATTAAGCAACTCGAGTGTACTCAAACTCTCAACAAAGTCATATAAACTCTATAAGACGTTGACCGGTAAGGCGGTAATGGCATTACACAGACAATTGTGAATCAATTGCCCAACTTACAATTGTTAATCAAAAGATGATTATCAAACACCAGCTAAAATACAACACATTACCAATCAGAATAAAccaaagtcaaaattgaataCGAATACAAGCTAcgtaaaataaatacaaaacacaGATCTAGTCATAGACATCACCACTCATATTACTAAACAATCATCCAAACAAACTAAATGATAAAAAATCAACCATatcaaagttaaaaaaaaaaaaaacaaagaaaacaaactACCTGCATGTTACACTTAACAAGATCAAGAGGAGTAACAGCCATGTGAGTAAGACCACAACTGAGAATACCTCCAACAGTACAAGCAGCATAGAATCGTGGAGAATACATCTCAATCTTGCCAAGGGGCTCATTAGGAGCAGGAATCACGAAGTTATTGTGAACTTTAGCAGGTGAGGAGGAAGAAGAAAACAGTGTAGGGTTTGATGTGTTGCTAATGAGTAGGGTGCTGGGAGAAATGGAAGAAGTGTAGAGGAAATTAGGGATGAGAGATTGACGAGAGTTGTCGGGAACCGCCATGAGTGAGTTGGTAGGAGAAGAAGGTTGAGAAATGAGGTGAGTCGGCGACTCAAATCTCTCCGATTTCTTCTCCGTTTCAGGAATCTCAACCGGAAGGGTTTGCTTATTAATCGATCAACAATGTCCAGACAGGCAGTCCTTGAGAGCCAATGGCCCAATAGGCAATAACAAGTTTCTTCCCTTTTCCGACGTCGTATTTGTCTTGCTTTTGATGGCATAATTTACATTTTTAGTCCCTCCCTAATTGCAGCTGATGTCGCGCCACCACCCCCATAACGCTTTATGGCGCCGATGAACCCCGTTACAGGGGCGCTATAGCCCGGAAAAAGGTCTGACTCGCGAAAATTATAACTGACCCATACCCCTTCATTATTTGTTATTCTCTCACACACATAGATATGcattaatatatatgtataattaaagGGGTATAACTAGGCTATACACTCAAGTTATATAACCCTCTTTACTTACACAACACACAATTGTAACATGTCGTATAACCCCACATCTATGAGAGTTATGGGGCAGCCCGCTTGAGTTctttaccactacacatggcctTAAAATAAGTTGGTTTAGTGGAAAGAGGTTTTAAAGCGTGGTGTCATCGTGACGTAGATAGCGTCATTAGATTCCTTATCCATGTTCCTATAATTgcattaatattttttttatacttttattattagTTTTTCTCTCTTCTCTACTTACAACAACCTTAAAAATGTTAGCAAATTTATAAAGAGTAAACAATGTTTCTGATATATTTATAGACAAACAGTAACATTCTCATATATTTTTTCTTCCCTTCACTCAAATGCACTTAGAGccattttttataatataagtAACTAACTCACATAAATACAACGGATACATTGTGAATActctaacttttttttttaaataaaatttcattaaaaacaacctccaacccaaacgggcaaaaggcTACTACAAAACAAAAACCCCAACCCAAACGGGCAAGTGACCAAATTACAACGTATACATGGGGAATTTACAGTTTTACACCACTCCTTCCAACCTATATATTTACATAAGGgtaattggcctgtaataatctcacctagaccttattggccattaataatcccacctcagaatattcccctcaccagtcccacctttcacctatttttcctacaatggtcccccgttaaaaaaacttaacggagttaagcttttttccaaattacaaaaagattttatagggcttttgattagaacgacggtACGAGTCCATTGATATAAAACTTGCCTAGAAATGGTGCTCCAAACaatgaaaacggcgcttcaattcgggtgtttaaatttccaataaccaaaatcaagtcacttggagcaccatttcgaagtaaatTTTACATTAATGGACTCGTATCATTGTTCTGATCAAAAgacctaaaaaatctgtttgtaatttggaaaaaagcttaactccgttaagtttctttaacgggggaccgttgtaggaaaaataggtgaaaggtgggactggtggggggaatattttgaggtgggattattaacggccaataaggtctaggtgggattattacatgCCAATTTTCCTTTACATAAAGATCTATTTTTTAGCCACCCAAAACCTCTCATTTTTTTTATCTCAATCACAATCTCTTATGGACTTTTCGAACAACAAATCATTTCTAGCCTTTCATAAACACCAACACGAGATAATAAACAAACCCCTTCAAATACTCTAACTGACTTTTTAATTGTTCAAAGATAGGATCTTGAATAGACACACGCAACCGGTCAAAAAGGACCCATtattcaagaaatcatttttcttttgTTGAAGAAAAGAATTATTCCAAAGTGGTTGTTATATCACATAGGTGTATTAGGTGCGGATGGTGTATGAAATTTAGATGGCGTATAAAGTCTACCCATTATTTATTTCACAAACTTCACTTCACTTCGTCTTTATCGTTTATTTTCACATCAACACTGACATGGCGTATAAAGCCTAAAACCCATTATTTATTTTACAAACTTCACTTCACTTCGTCTTCACCGTTTATTTTCACATCACCACTGACAATTCAAATCTTCACTTTCCTAAAAATAATTGTGGTCAGTCAAAGAGTCAATGAACCCTCTGTATCCCTCTTGGTTCCGCCCCTAGGTTATCGTTTGTTATCAGTTAACAGTAAAACTTGCTCACCCTTGATGGTTTGTGTTGATATATTAAAACTTAGCATGATAAAATTAATGTTAATTAAGGTAAGGACATTATTGCAAATAGTGTTGATGATTAACTTAATTTGTAAGCCCCACTATATGCATCACCTTCAATTTCAAACATATGTATTTAAGTACGTTGCAATTTACAAGAGTGATTAATAAGAAATGTCAATATTTCAACCTAACGAGGCTGATTTGGGAATTATTTTAATACTAAGGCTTTGCGGTGTGGCTTAGGCCACCCGTCACATCAGCCATTTATAATGCCCTTGTCCGCCATCGACCACCCCCTTGTTGTTAAAAGGGGGGCACCATCCTTTGTCCGCCACCGTGATAACGAGCAAAAAGAGGTGTGCAGGTGGGCCCATCTCTTTTCAAccaataaatttttttttattttgtttaatagggggaCTTTATACCACACCATGCAAGTTAAAGGGAGACGCTTTAAAGCCCCCATATGACGTGGCGCCTAGGTAGATCTGacgtggcgtgataaagcccctaggagCTTTATACCACACCTTCCAGCCTAAAGCCGAAGGGGGTTCGTGGAGGTGACGTGGAATCGTCGTCAATAGTGAACACCACACCCCCCCTCCTCTTGGTGAATCGTGATGAGCGTGGAATTCTCCACGAAGATATCCGCTGAGGAGGCtgaaaattttaataaaaatatgaacagggggtaaattttaataaaaaaaagggtattggattttaataatcccaagtttcactaattggccggtaataatctcaacttcaaaaattgcGACGACCTGTTTTACCATCATCTCCTCCGGTCACCACCATCATCTCCGACCACCTCCATCATCTACCCAACTccggtgacctgcaacttattccgacgacccgttttacccctgaaaccaccaaacgAGACCACCACCAATCATCTCCGACCTCCTGTAATCTTCTCCGCTGCTCAGAAGTTCAAAATACCCAACTCTGGTGACCTACAACTTATTCCGGCGACCCGttttacccctgaaaccaccaaacgAGACCACCACCAATCATCTCCGACCTCCTGTAATCTTCTCCGCTTCTTAAAAGTTTAAAACTTTCACCATCTACGCAACTCCGGTGACCTGCAACTTAATCTGACGACCTTctttacccctgaaaccaccaaaggagaccaccacttgtcatttccaacctctagtgaccttctccgccgctcaaaacttcaaaatttccACCATACCTAGGTATCACGTTTTTTCGGTGAGGCGGTTGGAGTTGCGGATGGCAGTTTAATGGTGGTGGCCGGAGGTTGGAAGGGTGGGGTGTTCGGTGGATATGGTGAATCGAAGGTGATAGTGTTTTTCCGGTGCTGGAAGACTGTGGGTGGAGGTGGAAGTGGAGGTGGtcggaggtgatggtggtggctggaggagatggtggtggcagtggaggaggaggaggtggaggtggaggtggtgatggtgcCACGTCAGCAGCCCAGTCagcaaaaaactaactgggttataacccagttagcaAAGGATCATTGatggccaaaatcttacaagttgggactgttgtaggcaatttttgaaTTTGGGATTATTACCAGGCAATTAGTGAAACTTgcgattattaaaatccaatacccctaAAAAAAATTACCCCTTCTCTGCACCATTTTTTATACCATCTTACATTATTCTACCCAATTTCTACACCATTTCTTTATGCCATGGATCCAAACCAACCACCATTTACACCATATATCGATCCCTCTATGTATTCATTTTCCGGTTTTAGTCAAGCTCAAATCGTGTTTAAATTGCATAtgcaacaacaaaaacaaaaatgcTCAGACTATAACTATCACAAGAAGTCGAGCACGATTTTGTTTCTCTAACCAAAACGATGAAAAGGAACTTGTGCCAAAAACACGACCATAAAAGCCCAAGAAAAAGAAAGGGAAAAACAAACACAAAGATGAAACGAGTAGGAAGAGAGAAAACATAACTTGGACGACGATCAAGGAGGAAGTGTTGGCACAAGCGACAAGGTGGGTTAATATTTCTCAAGATCCAATAaaacatttattttttatttcatttatatacatTATTACTTTAACTTTAAAATTTcgagttattggattttatcacccctaactattggctattggcagATGTCACCCCAAACTAACACTTTGACGCCCgacacccccaacttaacacttagtgtgttatAGCACCACGTTGTTAACTTTACACTAACTTGGTTAGTTTTATTATCCTGCGTGTCTATTATTATCCCTTGTGGCACAATGAGATGACATGGAATTGGATCCTTTATACACTTTAACACCTTATAAAAACCCCTAAATCACCCTAAAATCATTCACTGAATAACTACCCTTGAATCCTATTAGCAAAATCAAACAAATTGTGAATCCCTACCGTTTCAAATCTCCGGTTGTGATTTGCATGATGCTACTA
Above is a window of Helianthus annuus cultivar XRQ/B chromosome 14, HanXRQr2.0-SUNRISE, whole genome shotgun sequence DNA encoding:
- the LOC110904148 gene encoding mitochondrial phosphate carrier protein 3, mitochondrial → MEAVKVRVQTQPGFARVWEMDFQSLSDRKVHSACTRDWYRFGDGRYHAVKKLGLWGLFTRGLPLRIVMIGTLTGAQWGIYDAFKVFVGLPTTGGAAPAPVAEIEKA